Proteins from a genomic interval of Hoplias malabaricus isolate fHopMal1 chromosome 13, fHopMal1.hap1, whole genome shotgun sequence:
- the hmox2b gene encoding heme oxygenase 2 has product MSAVKMENSANGVTAGGVSHEDKGNETAQPEDLSEMLAAGTKEVHAKAENTQFVKDFLRGRIRKELFKRGALALYYTYSALEEEIERNKDHPNFAPLYFPNELHRHEALAQDVKYFYGDDWQSQISHSPATQRYVDRIHDIGLNDPVLLVAHAYTRYMGDLSGGQVLKKVAQRALKLPLTGEGLMFYQFENIHSAKAFKQLYRSRMNELELDNDTKERIVQEAISAFQFNIEVFNELEEIGKSIPEDVMDAGPIHGEMQGDISKCPYYAAKTAAKGGSACVCQMAAAVLRNPMGQVLLAAWIAVLAGLAAWYLF; this is encoded by the exons ATGTCAGCAGTAAAGATGGAAAACTCTGCGAATGGTGTCACTGCAGGAGGTGTTTCACACGAGGACAAGGGAAATGAAACTGCCCA ACCTGAAGACCTCTCAGAGATGTTAGCTGCTGGGACCAAAGAAGTTCATGCGaaggcagagaacacacagttTGTCAAAGATTTCCTTCGGGGACGTATACGCAAAGAGCTTTTTAAG CGTGGTGCACTGGCGCTGTACTACACTTACTCAGCCCTGGAAGAGGAGATTGAGAGGAACAAGGACCACCCCAACTTTGCCCCGCTCTATTTTCCCAACGAGCTGCATCGCCATGAAGCCCTGGCTCAGGATGTAAAGTATTTCTACGGGGACGACTGGCAGAGTCAGATCAGCCATTCCCCAGCCACGCAGCGCTATGTGGATCGCATTCACGACATCGGCCTCAATGACCCTGTTTTGCTGGTAGCTCACGCCTACACTCGGTACATGGGTGACCTCTCAGGAGGGCAGGTTTTGAAGAAGGTCGCCCAGCGTGCCCTAAAGCTACCGCTTACAGGGGAAGGGCTCATGTTCTATCAGTTTGAAAACATCCACAGTGCCAAGGCCTTCAAACAGCTGTACCGGAGCCGCATGAACGAACTGGAGCTGGACAACGATACGAAGGAGAGGATTGTCCAGGAGGCGATCTCGGCTTTCCAGTTTAACATAGAG GTTTTTAACGAGCTGGAGGAGATAGGAAAATCCATTCCTGAGGACGTTATGGATGCAGGTCCCATCCATGGGGAAATGCAAGGAGACATCAGCAAATGCCCTTACTATGCTGCTAAGACTG CTGCTAAAGGAGGATCAGCGTGTGTTTGTCAAATGGCTGCAGCTGTCCTCAGAAACCCCATGGGCCAAGTTCTCCTTGCTGCGTGGATTGCTGTACTTGCTGGACTGGCTGCCTGGTACCTCTTCTGA